The following are encoded together in the Deinococcus humi genome:
- a CDS encoding ABC transporter permease, with the protein MAVFALRRLLSAIPTLLIVTVIVFAMVKLLPGDPARLILGQEATPQALAELRRSLGLDRSLPQQYLSWLAGAVRLDFGTSLTDNSSVSRLIAQKLPVTLELSLFAMLISLLISLPAGIVSAVRRNTWVDRLLTLLALSGISLPNFFLGILLIYLFSIRLAWIPASGYTSLLENPGRNLLLLLLPAVTLGVGSAAVLTRYLRSSLSETLNQDYVRTAHAKGLTARQVTSKHALRNALIPFLTAFGLQLGGLLGGAVITEQIFSIPGFGRLLVDAVFTRDLPVIQGVVLVSAVAVFLVSFLVDLGYAAVDPRIRYN; encoded by the coding sequence GTGGCTGTTTTCGCCTTGCGCCGCCTGCTGTCGGCCATCCCAACTTTGCTGATCGTCACGGTCATCGTGTTCGCCATGGTCAAGCTGTTGCCCGGCGATCCAGCGCGGCTGATCCTGGGCCAGGAGGCCACCCCGCAGGCCCTGGCCGAACTGCGCCGTTCGCTGGGGCTGGACCGTTCGCTGCCGCAGCAGTACCTGAGCTGGCTGGCCGGGGCCGTGCGGCTGGATTTCGGCACCAGCCTGACCGACAACAGCAGCGTGAGCCGATTGATCGCCCAGAAACTACCGGTCACGCTGGAACTCTCGCTGTTCGCCATGCTGATCTCGCTGCTGATCTCCCTGCCCGCCGGAATCGTCAGCGCGGTGCGGCGCAACACCTGGGTGGACCGGCTGCTGACGCTGCTGGCGCTGTCGGGCATCAGCCTGCCCAATTTCTTTCTGGGCATCCTGCTGATCTACCTGTTCAGCATCCGGCTGGCGTGGATTCCGGCGAGCGGATACACCAGCCTGCTTGAGAATCCGGGCCGCAATCTGTTGCTGTTGCTCCTGCCCGCCGTCACCCTTGGCGTCGGTTCAGCGGCGGTGCTCACGCGTTACCTGCGCTCCAGCCTCAGCGAAACGCTGAACCAGGATTACGTGCGAACCGCGCACGCCAAAGGCCTCACGGCGCGGCAGGTCACCTCCAAACACGCCCTGAGAAACGCGCTGATTCCCTTTCTGACTGCTTTCGGCCTGCAACTCGGCGGCCTGCTCGGTGGGGCCGTGATCACCGAGCAGATTTTCAGCATCCCCGGCTTCGGTCGGCTGCTGGTGGACGCCGTGTTCACCCGTGATCTGCCCGTGATCCAGGGCGTGGTGCTGGTTTCGGCGGTGGCGGTGTTCCTGGTGAGCTTTCTGGTGGATCTGGGCTACGCAGCCGTGGATCCGCGGATCCGGTACAACTGA
- the nikC gene encoding nickel transporter permease codes for MTTTIPKSPAPARRRLPAPLRRFLSNRLAVVGLFVLLIFAVAALLASWVAPYDPAQIFFSDLRAAPSAAHPFGADELGRDIFSRVVYGARVSLSAGLISVTLALVCGGGIGLIAGYVGGWLDDVLMRVVDALLALPFLVLAIALAAILGPSLQNTMIAIAIVTAPAFARITRGEVLSQRERDYVQAAQALGAGNGRLITRHLLPNISGALIVQTSLAIANAILAEASLSFLGLGIQPPAPSWGSMLNAARGYLTDAPWMAVFPGLAIFLAVLAFNLIGDGLRDALDPRGKIG; via the coding sequence ATGACCACGACCATCCCCAAATCCCCGGCCCCGGCAAGGCGACGGTTGCCCGCTCCGCTCAGGCGCTTCCTGAGCAATCGGCTGGCCGTCGTGGGCCTGTTCGTATTGCTGATTTTCGCCGTCGCGGCGCTGCTGGCCTCCTGGGTTGCCCCCTATGACCCGGCACAGATCTTCTTTTCCGACCTGCGCGCCGCTCCCAGTGCCGCGCATCCCTTCGGGGCCGACGAACTTGGGCGCGACATCTTCTCTAGGGTGGTGTATGGGGCGCGGGTGTCTCTGAGTGCCGGATTGATCTCGGTGACGCTGGCCCTGGTGTGCGGCGGCGGCATCGGCCTTATCGCCGGGTACGTTGGCGGCTGGCTGGACGACGTGCTGATGCGCGTGGTGGACGCGCTGCTGGCGCTTCCGTTCCTGGTGCTGGCGATTGCGCTGGCGGCCATTCTCGGCCCCAGCCTGCAGAACACCATGATTGCCATTGCCATCGTCACCGCCCCTGCCTTTGCCCGCATCACGCGCGGCGAGGTGCTCTCGCAGCGCGAGCGCGATTATGTGCAGGCCGCGCAGGCGCTGGGAGCGGGGAACGGACGCCTGATCACCCGCCACCTGCTGCCCAACATCAGCGGGGCACTGATCGTACAGACCTCGCTGGCCATCGCCAACGCGATTCTGGCCGAGGCCAGCCTGTCCTTCCTGGGCCTGGGGATCCAGCCGCCCGCGCCCAGCTGGGGATCCATGCTCAATGCCGCGCGCGGTTACCTGACCGACGCGCCGTGGATGGCGGTGTTTCCCGGCCTCGCCATTTTTCTGGCGGTGCTGGCCTTCAACCTGATCGGCGACGGGCTGCGGGACGCCCTCGATCCGCGCGGCAAGATCGGCTAG
- a CDS encoding acyl-CoA dehydrogenase family protein: MDFNLPDDLREVQATIRDFMLSRVEPRAHEIEDSNSVPPELLKEAAGLGLFGLSIPEEYGGVGLGMLGRCAVYEALGQGHMGFGGVVSAHASIGTSGLVKLGTEEQKQRFLPRMASGECVAGFAITEPSSGSDAANIRTRAVKKDDVYVLNGTKHYISNAPIAGLLTVIAITDPARGSRGMSAFLVEPQSTPGVRVGKIDEKMGQKGALSAEVIFEDAEIPAANLLGPEHMGYREALGILTAGRVGIAARSTGAMQRLLDLSVAHAKTREQFGQPIAEFQAVQFMLAEMEIAVQTSRVLWQKVAWMVDEGQDVRRMASVAKYHATEALSQVADKAVQVAGGMGYMKDSPVERYYRDQRLLRIYEGTSEIQKIIIARDLLA; this comes from the coding sequence ATGGATTTTAATCTGCCCGACGACCTGCGCGAGGTGCAGGCGACCATCCGTGATTTTATGCTCAGCCGCGTGGAGCCGCGCGCCCATGAGATCGAGGACAGCAACAGTGTACCGCCGGAGTTGTTGAAAGAGGCGGCAGGGCTGGGCCTGTTCGGCCTGAGTATCCCGGAAGAATACGGCGGCGTGGGCCTGGGCATGCTGGGCCGCTGCGCGGTGTACGAGGCGTTGGGACAGGGGCACATGGGCTTCGGCGGCGTGGTCAGCGCGCACGCCAGCATAGGCACCTCGGGGCTGGTCAAACTGGGCACCGAGGAGCAGAAGCAGCGTTTCCTGCCGCGCATGGCGTCGGGGGAATGCGTGGCTGGTTTTGCCATCACCGAACCCAGCAGCGGCTCGGACGCGGCCAACATCCGCACCCGCGCGGTCAAGAAAGACGATGTGTACGTCCTGAACGGCACCAAGCACTACATCTCCAACGCGCCGATCGCCGGGCTGCTGACCGTCATTGCCATCACCGATCCGGCCCGCGGCAGCCGGGGCATGAGCGCTTTTCTGGTGGAGCCACAAAGCACGCCCGGCGTGCGGGTGGGCAAGATCGACGAGAAGATGGGGCAGAAGGGAGCCCTGAGCGCCGAGGTGATCTTCGAGGACGCTGAAATTCCCGCCGCCAACCTGCTGGGGCCGGAGCACATGGGCTACCGCGAGGCACTGGGCATCCTGACCGCCGGACGCGTGGGCATCGCCGCCCGCTCTACCGGGGCGATGCAACGACTGTTGGACCTTTCCGTGGCCCACGCCAAGACCCGCGAGCAGTTCGGTCAGCCCATCGCCGAGTTCCAGGCCGTGCAGTTCATGCTGGCCGAGATGGAAATTGCCGTCCAGACCAGCCGGGTGCTGTGGCAGAAGGTGGCCTGGATGGTCGACGAGGGCCAGGACGTGCGCCGTATGGCCTCTGTGGCCAAGTACCACGCCACCGAGGCCCTCTCCCAGGTGGCCGACAAGGCCGTGCAGGTGGCCGGGGGCATGGGCTACATGAAGGACAGTCCGGTCGAACGCTACTACCGCGACCAGCGCCTCTTGCGCATCTACGAGGGCACCAGCGAAATCCAGAAGATCATCATCGCCAGGGATCTGCTGGCGTAG
- a CDS encoding DNA-directed RNA polymerase subunit beta yields MSFIGKEARIERFGEISEVIPLPNLTEIQVNSFRAFLQADRAPDKRDNVGLQSAFKEVFPIDETEKGRSTGLVLDYLEYRLGDPPYTPEECREKDLTYQAPMYAKLQLIHKDSGLIKEDQVFLGDLPLMTGDGSFVINGADRVVISQIHRSPGVYFTSSYKGIKKLYTGAIIPMPKRGPWIELEFAGGILEMKVNKRKFPVAMLLRVLGYDDASLKALFSEFDPNTELPEDKSAGMGADEALLRLFTVLRPGDPPKRDKATQYLYGLLADPRRYDLGEPGRFKMNRKLGLDRSEHTLLTFAEGKFSDAGLVDTIRYLMALHHGHDTVSMMGADGQMHDVPVGEDDIDHLGNRRVRTVGELLADQLRVGMGRMARGVRERMLLGNPDAATPTKLVNNRPIVAAMREFFGRSQLSQFKDQTNPLSDLRHKRRISALGPGGLTRERAGFDVRDVHRTHYGRICPIETPEGANIGLISSLASYAKVNPLGFIEAPYRRVKDGNVSETVEYMTADIEDRYTVAQANSPLNDDNTFADERVLARRKGDPLWYTPDEVDFMDVSPKQIVSINTSLIPFLEHDDANRALMGSNMQSQAVPLVRADSPAVGTGVERRVVTDSGTSVVSDVTGRVTYVDARAIQITLSEDSAAAGMVTGNVRTFELVRFTRSNQGTNLDQHPIVSVGDEVKAGQVIADGPASDRGRLALGQNITIAIMPFDGYNFEDAICINEGLIRKDFYTSVHIEKDEIDARDTKLGPEKITRDIPGLSEAALRDLDEDGIVRVGAEVKPGDILVGKTSFKGESEPTPEERLLRSIFGEKAREVKDTSLRVQSGQGGIVVKTVRFRRGDEGVDLKPGVREMVRVYVAQKRQLQVGDKVANRHGNKGVVSKIMAPEDMPYLEDGTPVDLVFNPLGVPSRMNLGQILETHLGEVARLTGQKFETPVFDSVTEATIKEMLEVAAAERLQARKDDGFELDKREQDVLDRAGKLGVINKAEGDYEAAQMQLARTGKSILFDGRSGEPISGPVVVGTMYVMKLYHMVEDKLHARSTGPYSLITQQPLGGKAQFGGQRFGEMEVWALEAYGAAHTLQEMLTIKSDDIDGRDAAYQSIVKGEEVSGSTIPESFKVLVKELHSLGLDVEVLDAGDRAVDIFEGMMPKR; encoded by the coding sequence ATGAGTTTTATCGGTAAAGAAGCCCGTATTGAGCGGTTCGGCGAGATCAGCGAGGTTATCCCGCTTCCCAACCTGACCGAAATTCAGGTCAACTCCTTCCGCGCCTTTCTGCAGGCAGACCGCGCCCCTGACAAGCGCGACAACGTGGGTCTTCAGAGCGCTTTCAAAGAAGTTTTCCCGATTGACGAGACCGAGAAGGGGCGCTCGACTGGCCTAGTGCTTGACTACCTGGAATACCGACTGGGTGACCCGCCCTACACCCCTGAGGAGTGCCGCGAGAAGGACCTGACCTATCAGGCCCCGATGTACGCCAAGCTGCAGCTGATCCACAAGGACAGCGGTCTGATCAAGGAAGACCAGGTGTTCCTGGGCGACCTGCCCCTGATGACCGGCGACGGCTCCTTCGTGATCAACGGCGCGGACCGCGTGGTGATCTCGCAGATTCACCGCAGCCCCGGCGTGTACTTCACGTCCAGCTACAAGGGCATCAAGAAGCTGTATACCGGCGCGATCATTCCCATGCCCAAGCGCGGCCCTTGGATCGAGCTGGAGTTCGCGGGCGGCATTCTGGAAATGAAGGTCAACAAGCGCAAGTTCCCCGTGGCGATGCTGCTGCGGGTGCTGGGCTACGACGACGCCAGCCTGAAAGCGCTGTTCAGCGAGTTTGACCCCAACACCGAACTGCCCGAGGACAAAAGCGCGGGCATGGGTGCGGACGAGGCGCTGCTGCGTCTGTTCACGGTGCTGCGTCCCGGCGACCCGCCCAAGCGCGATAAGGCCACCCAGTACCTGTACGGGCTGCTGGCGGACCCCCGCCGTTACGACCTGGGCGAGCCGGGCCGCTTCAAGATGAACCGCAAGCTGGGACTGGACCGCAGCGAGCACACCCTGCTGACCTTCGCGGAAGGCAAGTTCAGCGACGCCGGGTTGGTGGACACCATCCGCTACCTGATGGCGCTGCACCACGGCCACGACACCGTCTCCATGATGGGCGCCGACGGCCAGATGCACGACGTGCCGGTGGGCGAGGACGACATCGACCACCTGGGCAACCGCCGCGTGCGGACCGTGGGCGAACTGCTCGCCGACCAGCTGCGCGTGGGCATGGGCCGCATGGCTCGCGGTGTTCGTGAGCGCATGCTGCTGGGCAACCCCGACGCCGCTACCCCCACCAAACTGGTCAACAACCGTCCTATCGTGGCGGCCATGCGCGAGTTCTTCGGGCGCAGCCAGCTCAGCCAGTTCAAGGACCAGACCAACCCCCTCTCGGATCTGCGCCACAAGCGCCGCATCTCCGCGCTGGGGCCAGGCGGCCTGACCCGCGAGCGTGCTGGCTTCGACGTGCGTGACGTGCACCGTACCCACTACGGACGCATCTGCCCGATCGAGACGCCCGAAGGCGCCAACATCGGCCTGATCTCCAGTCTGGCCTCCTACGCCAAGGTGAACCCGCTGGGCTTTATCGAGGCGCCGTACCGCCGGGTCAAGGACGGAAACGTCAGCGAGACGGTGGAGTACATGACGGCGGATATCGAGGATAGGTACACCGTCGCGCAGGCCAACAGCCCGCTGAACGACGACAATACCTTCGCCGACGAGCGCGTGCTGGCCCGCCGCAAGGGTGACCCGCTGTGGTACACCCCCGACGAAGTCGACTTCATGGACGTCAGCCCGAAGCAGATCGTCTCGATCAACACCTCGCTGATTCCCTTCTTGGAGCACGACGACGCCAACCGCGCGCTGATGGGTTCCAACATGCAGTCGCAGGCGGTGCCCCTCGTGCGCGCCGACAGCCCCGCCGTGGGCACTGGTGTGGAACGCCGCGTGGTGACCGACTCCGGCACCAGCGTCGTGAGTGACGTCACTGGCCGCGTGACCTACGTGGACGCCCGCGCCATCCAGATCACCCTCTCGGAAGACTCTGCCGCCGCCGGCATGGTCACGGGCAACGTCCGCACCTTCGAACTGGTGCGCTTCACGCGCAGCAACCAGGGCACCAACCTCGACCAGCACCCCATCGTCAGTGTCGGGGACGAGGTCAAGGCCGGACAGGTCATCGCCGACGGCCCAGCCAGTGACCGGGGCCGCCTCGCGCTAGGACAGAACATCACCATCGCGATCATGCCCTTCGACGGCTATAACTTCGAGGATGCCATCTGCATCAACGAGGGCCTGATCCGCAAGGACTTCTACACCTCTGTCCACATCGAGAAGGACGAGATTGACGCCCGCGACACCAAGCTGGGGCCGGAAAAGATCACCCGTGACATCCCCGGCCTCTCGGAAGCTGCGCTGCGCGACCTCGACGAGGACGGCATCGTGCGCGTCGGGGCCGAAGTCAAGCCCGGCGACATTCTGGTGGGCAAGACCTCGTTCAAGGGCGAAAGCGAACCCACCCCTGAAGAACGGCTGCTGCGCTCGATCTTCGGCGAGAAGGCCCGTGAAGTGAAGGACACCTCGCTGCGCGTGCAGTCCGGCCAGGGCGGCATCGTGGTCAAGACCGTGCGCTTCCGCCGCGGCGACGAGGGCGTGGACCTCAAGCCCGGCGTCCGTGAGATGGTACGGGTGTACGTGGCCCAGAAGCGTCAGCTGCAGGTGGGCGACAAGGTGGCCAACCGCCACGGCAACAAGGGCGTCGTCAGCAAGATCATGGCCCCCGAGGACATGCCCTACCTGGAAGACGGCACCCCCGTCGATCTGGTGTTCAACCCGCTGGGTGTACCTTCGCGCATGAACCTGGGTCAGATTCTGGAAACGCACCTGGGTGAAGTGGCGCGCCTGACCGGTCAGAAGTTCGAGACGCCGGTCTTCGACTCGGTCACGGAAGCCACCATCAAGGAAATGCTGGAAGTGGCCGCCGCTGAGAGGCTGCAGGCCCGCAAAGACGACGGTTTCGAGCTGGACAAGCGCGAGCAGGACGTGCTGGACCGCGCCGGCAAGCTGGGCGTCATCAATAAGGCCGAGGGCGATTACGAGGCCGCGCAGATGCAGCTGGCCCGCACCGGCAAGAGCATCCTGTTTGACGGCCGCAGCGGCGAGCCGATCAGCGGTCCCGTCGTGGTGGGCACCATGTACGTCATGAAGCTGTACCACATGGTGGAAGACAAGCTGCATGCCCGCTCCACCGGCCCCTACAGCCTGATCACCCAGCAGCCGCTGGGCGGGAAGGCGCAGTTCGGCGGCCAGCGCTTCGGTGAGATGGAAGTGTGGGCGCTTGAGGCCTACGGCGCGGCGCACACCCTGCAGGAAATGCTGACCATCAAGTCCGACGACATCGACGGGCGCGACGCCGCGTACCAGAGCATCGTCAAGGGCGAGGAAGTCTCCG